A window of Chromohalobacter canadensis genomic DNA:
CGATGCAGACCAGAACGCGACAAGCCAGGATTGAGGAACTCACGCGCCACGACGAGCAGATCATCCAGGCCGAGGCGCAGGAATTCGCGCGCCGCGATCAGCACCTCTTCCTGTTCGGAAGTGAGCGTGGCCAGCAGGTTGTGACGCGTGTGCGGTCGGTCCTGGACATCGTCACGGTACCGCCAGCGCCGGATGGTCGAGACGGCGACGCCGTACTGGCGTGCTAGCTCGCTGTCGCTGATGCTGGAAGGCGCTGCCTGGATCTCGGCCCGGATCTTCGGAGTGGTGGTCGCCTGTTTATGTAGCTTGATGTCCATATCCTTGCTCCCGGATGAACTGGTGAAGAAGCTCCTTGGCGGCCAGCAAAGGATAACTTCTATAGCTCATCTGATCATCCGGGACCCTACACCTAGGCGAATATTGCCGTAGCGCGAGAACCCTAGGTAGATCACGAAGACCAGGTAGATCACCACGGTCAGAAAGTAGTACCAACCGAAGGTATTGGAGATCCAGCCGAGGATGGCATTGATGACCGTATTGGCCTGGTCGGTGGCTATCATGGCCCACAGCGAGAAGGCGACGATACCGACCACCGAGCTGTAGAACACCGGCCCATTGAGGCGATCGCGTGACGGCGCCTCATTATTGGATTGTGTCGTCATAAGAGTTCCTGATCTGGTTCAGGCAAGGTTTGCGTTCACGGCAGCAGACGCACGACTCGGCACGCCGCTTCTACTAGCTTAGAAGCAATACGGAAAAGTGCCGTTTATTGAACAGGCGTATAAAGAAAACAATTCTTTATGCCTCAGTCAAGCCTTGTGCCGCGTATCGGCCATCGCGCATAGAAAAACTCATGCCCCATCGCCCACGGGCGAAGCAAGTGCATACTTCCCCCTCCTCTACCGAAAACGCTATCCTATTACGCTTTTTTCACAGGTAGCGGTAAAGCGCTTGGCAAGCGTTTTGTTATGTTATAACCTCCCCGTCATTCAAAGGAGTTGTTATGCCACATCGTCACCGCCCGGATGGGCCTTGTCACTTTTCACTGATGTCGATGGGCGCCGGGCGCCGCGTGCTTTTGGCACTGCTGCCGCTGGGCCTGTTGTGGTTGGCCGTGGCGTGGGCCATGGGAGCCTTTGCATGAGCCGCTTGACGCTCGAGGATCTAACACTCGCCCAAGGCGGGCGCACGGTGCTGGAGAACGTCAGCGGGACGTTCGAGGATGGCGCGATCACCGCGCTGGTCGGTGCCAATGGGGCCGGCAAGAGCACCTTGATCCAGGCGATCATGGGGTTACTGTCGCCGCTTTCCGGCCATGTGCATTGCTCCATGCCCAAGGAGCGCCGCGCCTGGCTGCCGCAACAGCTAGCGCTGGATCTCACCTTCCCGATGAGCGTCGAGGAGTTGATGCTGACCGGGCGCTGGCCCACTCACGGCACCTTCAAACGCTACGGCCCGGACGACTACCGACACATGCATGGGGTCATGCAGCGCCTGGGGCTGAGCGGCCTGGCGCACCGACCGCTCGGCGAGCTTTCCGGTGGCCAGCGTCAGCGGGCGCTACTCGGTCGCACACTGATGCAGGAGGCGGAACTGCTGCTGCTCGATGAGCCCTTCGCCAATGTCGATACGCACACCGTGGAGATTCTCTGCGACAGCCTGCGCGACGTCGCCAATGCCGGCGCCACGGTCATCGTCGTCTTGCATGACATGGAGCAGCTGGCACGCCTGGCGGATTGCGTACTGCTGCTGGCGGGTGGCCACGGCCAGTGGGTCGAGCCGGCCACACTGCTCGAGCGGCATCATGCGCCAGCGCGCCGCCACGCGCATACCCAGGCGCCTTTTATTTCCCTGAACCTGCCGGACGTGCCGCCATGCTCGACCTATTGACCACGCTGGATGCGTGGCTCATCGCCCCGCTGACCGATTACGCCTTCATGCGCCGCGCGCTGGTCGGCGGCCTGGCGCTGTCGTTGGCAGCACCTCCCTTGGGCGTGTTCCTGATGCTGCGCGGCATGAGCCTGGTCGGCGATGCCATGGCCCAT
This region includes:
- a CDS encoding BCCT family transporter; translation: MTTQSNNEAPSRDRLNGPVFYSSVVGIVAFSLWAMIATDQANTVINAILGWISNTFGWYYFLTVVIYLVFVIYLGFSRYGNIRLGVGSRMIR
- a CDS encoding metal ABC transporter ATP-binding protein, whose protein sequence is MSRLTLEDLTLAQGGRTVLENVSGTFEDGAITALVGANGAGKSTLIQAIMGLLSPLSGHVHCSMPKERRAWLPQQLALDLTFPMSVEELMLTGRWPTHGTFKRYGPDDYRHMHGVMQRLGLSGLAHRPLGELSGGQRQRALLGRTLMQEAELLLLDEPFANVDTHTVEILCDSLRDVANAGATVIVVLHDMEQLARLADCVLLLAGGHGQWVEPATLLERHHAPARRHAHTQAPFISLNLPDVPPCSTY